Genomic segment of Pseudothermotoga hypogea DSM 11164 = NBRC 106472:
CGATCGTGCTCGAAATGGTGGTCGAAGAGGTGGCGAAACAGATCACCGAGAGTGTGAACGTGCCAACCATAGGCATAGGCTCGGGCAGATACTGTGACGGACAGGTGCTCGTGTTGCACGACGCGCTCGGTTTGAACCCTGCATTCTTGCCGAAGTTTGCAAAAAGGTATGCGAATCTGTACGAGATTTCGCTCAAAGCTATCTCTCAGTACGTAGAGGAAGTTCGAACGAGAGAGTTTCCATCTGAGGAAAACGTCTTCAGGCTGGGAGGAAACTGAATGAAGATCCTTCACACCTCGGACTGGCACGTGGGACTTCAGTCATGGGTCGGCTCCAAGGCCGTGGACAGGCTCGAGGAGACCAGGCAGGCTCTTCATTTTCTCGTGGACGTTGCGGAAAAAGAGAGAGTCGATCTTGTGCTCATCGCGGGGGATGTGATACACAGCAGAATCAATCCAAGGATCGATGCTTTGAACGTTCTGAGCGAGGTGGTGGCGAGGTTCGCGGCGATTGCTCCCACGTTTCTGGTCTTCGGAAACCACGATTGGCAAGGGTTGAACTGCTGGAAGAACTTTCAGCTGAAAAACCTTCACATCATCGAGAGACCGACCACGATCGAGCTGGACGACGTGGTCCTGTCCTTTCTACCGTACACCGATTATCAAAGGCTCCTCGGTGTGACTAAAGATCCGATCTCAGCCATGAGGGACCTCTTAGATTCTTATCTCAACGATTTCAGAGTACGCATCTCATCGAACAAGGCGAACGTGCTCGTTGCGCACGCAATGCTGGAAGGTTGCTTCGAATCGGAGAGAGAAAACGCGATACTCTACGATCTCAAACCCAGCAGTTTTCCAACGGGTTTTGATTACGTGGCGCTGGGCCATGTGCACAACCAAATGCAGATTTTGCAACAACCGATCGGCTGGTACTGCGGTTCACCGATAGCTCTCGACTTCGGTGAAGAGAAGGATGTGAAGGGCGCACTGCTCATCGAGATTTCGCAGAGGACCATCGTCAAACCCGTGAGGACACCCCATGTGACTCTGAAGACCTTCGTGTACGAAGATTACAGCCTTTCGAACCTGAACAGACTCGAGTCGGAGCTCGAGAACTTCTCGGGTTATGCGCGCGTCCTGTTCAAATGCGTTCCATCCAACGAGGTGAGGAAACACTTGCTCGAACGCTATGAATCCGTCGTGAAGGTGGAATTCGAGACGGACTGGCAGGAACGTGGTGCCGACAGACCCGTGGAGAAGAAGAGTTTGATCGAAATGTACCGTGACTACGTTAAGGGGAAGTATCCGGACTTCGAGGAAGAAATAGTCAAGATCGTTGAACAACTGTTGAGGGAGGTCGAGCAATCTGAGACCGCTCAGGATTGAGATAGAGAACTTTCTCGGTATCGAGGAATGTGTGCTCGATTTCAAAGATGGTGTGTTCCTCATCCTCGGACAGAACGGCGCAGGAAAGTCTTCATTGCTTGAGGCGATCGTCTTTTCGCTGTACGGTGTGGGCGTTCGGTACGGTAAGAGGAGTCCTCTCGACTACGTGAGGTCTGGGGCGGATCACTGCCAGGTGAAGTTCTCCTTCTTGAGGGGTGGGAAAAAGTACGAGGTCGTGAGGCGCGTCAGAACGAAAGACAGATCGAGCGAAGCCGTGCTCTTCGTGAACGACAGAATCTTGGCCTCCCAACGAAGTTTAGTCGACGAGAAACTCAAAGAGATCATGGGAGCGAGCTATGAGAGTTTTACGAGCACCTTCTTTCTGCCGCAGGGTATGGTTTCGAGTTTGCTCACAGCAACGCGTTCAAAGATAAACGACATTGTTTTCGATGTGCTGTTCGAGAAGAAAAAACTCGCGAAGGTCATCGAAAAGGTGAACGACGCCTTCAAAGACGCTCAGCGCGATAGGGATGAACTTCTGCGCAGGGTCAACGAAATGAAAGACGAGATCGAAAGACTGGACTCGCATATCAAAGAGACGCCCTTAGACCTTTTGGAAAGCGAGATCAAGAATCTGGACAGACAGATATCTTCGAAAGAAGAAGAGCTCAAGAGTGTCGAGCGCGATCTTCAGATGCATTCACAGATAGATTCTCTTGAAAAGGTGTTGCGTTCCAAAGTCGATGAGAGAAAGACACTTTTGATTCTGCTCGAGGAGGAGAGAAAGATATCTTCGGCCAAATCGCTCGAGCTGCCCTATCGAGAACTTCTCCACGCGAGTGAATC
This window contains:
- a CDS encoding metallophosphoesterase family protein → MKILHTSDWHVGLQSWVGSKAVDRLEETRQALHFLVDVAEKERVDLVLIAGDVIHSRINPRIDALNVLSEVVARFAAIAPTFLVFGNHDWQGLNCWKNFQLKNLHIIERPTTIELDDVVLSFLPYTDYQRLLGVTKDPISAMRDLLDSYLNDFRVRISSNKANVLVAHAMLEGCFESERENAILYDLKPSSFPTGFDYVALGHVHNQMQILQQPIGWYCGSPIALDFGEEKDVKGALLIEISQRTIVKPVRTPHVTLKTFVYEDYSLSNLNRLESELENFSGYARVLFKCVPSNEVRKHLLERYESVVKVEFETDWQERGADRPVEKKSLIEMYRDYVKGKYPDFEEEIVKIVEQLLREVEQSETAQD